Below is a window of Desmonostoc muscorum LEGE 12446 DNA.
TTAAAATTACAGTTACTGAAGTCCGCCAGCTTCTGAAAAGCGATCGCGTCGGTGTGTTTCGTTTTTATCCTGATTTGGCATGGGAAGGAGAATTTATCTATGAAGATGTGGGAAGTGAATGGAGTTCAGCACTAGCAGCCAAACTACGGGATCACTGCTTTGCCGAGGAGTTTGCAGGATTATATCAGCAAGGCCGAATTAAAGCAACAGCTGATATTTATCAAGCTAGCGCCAGTGATTGTTACGTCCAGATTCTGGAAAGATTTCAGGTACGCGCCAATATAGTTGCTCCCTTGTTGAAAGGTAAAGATTTATGGGGATTATTGTGTATTCATCAGTGTCATAGTCCTCGGCAATGGGAAGCATCAGAAATTGAGTTTGTGCAACTAATTGCTGAACATCTAGGAGTAGCTTTACAACAAGCAGATTACTTAGAACAAGTGAAGCTACAATCGGCACAACTAGCACAAGCAAAAGCTAAAGAAAAAGCAGCAGAATGGCAGAGAACTATAGCCATAACTATTGAGAAAATTCGTCAGTCCCTGGACTTGGAAAGCATTTTCCGCACCAGCACCGCAGAACTTAGACAGTTACTAAAGGGAGCAATGCGATTTTGTGAGGTCTGGTCAAAAACAAGCGATGCCTGCGGCGGGCGTAGCCATCGCTAAAAATTATATTTAGGTACAAGGTGATTTTATTTGCAAATAAAATACTGGTTTGCACAAAAATTCATCTTGATGAAATATCTCAAAAAGATTAATAGCAAGTCATTTGACGATTTTTTATAAAAATATCTGCAATCAGCCTTTCATACTTAGTATGAATTATGTCAAAAAGTAAATTAAAGGCAAGATTAAAGTATAAAATTTATCAAGCAGCTTGGGGTTTGATAAAAGAATTAAAGATAGAACCACAAAAATTATCCCAACTTCCAGCCATCCATTGACAACGCAGATGTAAGATAATTTCTGCATTTTCTTTCAACCAAAATTTACTGTTACCCTTGATTCTTAAGTTGACAACTTGACGAATTAAACTCTCAATTGCTCCACTACCTATTGGTAGTTTTTGGTCTAGTATCTTAGCGTAATTTAAACGCCTTTCACGATAGGCACGTAAAAGGTAATTTCTCTGTGTGACCATAGTTTTACAACGCTCTCCCGTAGCTTCAGATATAAATTCATCCATCTGCCTAATTATGGTCATGGCATTACTTTTTTTTAAAGTTCTCCGTGCTTTTTTAAACCAATTATTCCGCTCCTTATCATCACTAAACGCTACATCAGCAAATTTCTGTAGCCGTTCAGTAACATGGTAAAAATCAAATAATTGATAAGTCGCATCGGGAGATTTCAATTTCTTTAAAAGAGGGGGAATATGCTTCCAAATCCATTCAGCACCGTCAGCAACTAATAAAACTTGTTTTGCTTGACTAATTCCCAAACTAATCAGATGCATTTCTAAAATTGGCAAAAAGCCTTTATAGTCTTCATAAGTGCCATCATTTACAATGTTTATTTCGCCATTTTTAACTTTTTTACCCTGTTCATCAACCACATAAATTGTTAATAATTTTGGCTCAACCCATTCCCCTGTAAAGCCGTGCTTGTTTGTTTTGAGATTTTTTCTACCTTTTTTATTAATCCTAATTCTACTCCTGCCACCATCTACAGCAATCACAACTCTCTGGTCTTTAAGTATATTCCCACCAGGTAATTTACCTTGTTGCAAGTTAGATATTTTAGTTTGACGTAAATCAATGCTGATTTGACCAAATTTATATGTCAATCGTTCAATTCGTTTAAGACTAATATTAATTCCCCAATCACCCAGGATTGTATGTGCGGCTTCAAAAGAACTAGCTATGGCACCATATTTTGTAATATCTGACCAAACTAATGGGGTCAAGCCTTCTGACATTCCTAACCATTTTAGCAAGGGGCAGAATCCAACATTAGTAGATTTATTCTTCGCTTTCTTTTCTCTTTTTTGAACAACGTATGGTAATTTAAGATTTACTACAACATTACCTACTGTTAATATTTCCCTCTTCGTATAACCGTGTCTTTGTGTGTCGGTATGCCACCATCCTTTGGTTTGATTAATTGCTGTTTGATGAGCCGACTCTGATTGAGAAAGCTTATGCAATAATATGGCGATACATTGACCCGCTAAAACTAAGGCAGCCTGTCTAATTTTTTCTTCTCTTTCTTTAACTATTTTTCCAGACCACTCCTCGATATTTTTCAAATCTAAAAGGTTAGTCACATCCTTTTGAAAATCTGATAATGAATCGGCAAAATTTAAATTTGCAGATATATTTTTTTTCATAAAGGTAGATACTTCCTATTTCAAAACTATTCCTGAAAGGAAATTTTACCTTTTTTTCTAGTAGCAACAATGTACAGAAACTTTGTTTTTGGTAGCAGGTTGTATCTTCTAAGCAATATTGCTGCAACTTTTGTATAAAATACTAAATATATACGTAAGAGTTTATTAGCGATCGCTCTCCAGGTGGGGTCATCTCACAAAATCGCATTGCTCCCGTTACTAAATGCCGATCGCGTGGCGATTTATCGCTTCAATTCAGATTGGAGTGGTAAATTTGTCTTTGAATCAGTGGCAGAGGGTTGGATATCGCTGATAGATGAGCAATCGCGCCAGCCAGAATTGAACGAAAACATCAGCGAATGTAGTGCTAAAAATTTAGCTAAACCCCCAGCTGCTGATACTTATTTACAAGAAACGTCAGGAGGTCGCTTTAGCAGAAGTGAAGTATACCGTATTTGTAATGATATTTACAATGCAGGCTTTAGCGACTGCTACATTAAAATCTTAGAAATTTATCAAGCAAAAGCTTACGCGATTATTGCTATTTACCACGGTCAAAAGCTCTGGGGCTTGCTAGCAGTATACCAGAATGCCGGAACTCGTGATTGGCAAGAAGATGAAGTTTACTTGCTCACCCAAGTTAGTACCCAACTGGGTGTAGCTTTGCAGCAAGCGGAATTTTTACAACAAATGCAACTCCAAGCAGCACAGATTAGCAAAGCTGCTGAAAGGCAAAGGGCGTTAGCCAACACCGTCGAAAAAATTCGTCAGTCGCTGGAAATTGAAGCTATTTTTAAAACCACTACTCAAGAAGTCCGACGGTTATTAGAAGTAGAACGAGTAGCAATTTATCGCTTTTATCCTGATTGGAGTGGCGAATTTGTCGCCGATTCTATTGTTGATGGCTGGACGCCAGTGGTTAAGCCCCAGCCTGTGACGGAAGGCGTTCTTGTGCAAGGAACTCAAGCAGGTAAGTATGCACGTAATGAGGTTTTTGTACCTATTTCTCAAGGTGAAAAGCTTTGGGGATTGCTAGTAGCTTATCAAAACTCCCAGCCCCGTTATTGGCAAGATGAGGAAATTAACTTGCTGGCGCAAGTTGGTGTCCAATTAGGGGTAGCATTACAGCAAGCTGAATCTTTGAGACAGGTGCAAGTGCAAGCCCAGAAACTGGCTAAAGCTGCTGAAAGGGAGAAAGCCTTAGCCGCAACCGTAGAGAAAATTCGTCAATCTCTTGATATTAACACCATCTTTGCTACCAGCACAGAAGAAGTCCGACGGCTATTAGAAGTCGATAGAGTGACAATTTATCGATTCCGGGCTGATTGGAGTGGGGAATTTGTCGCTGAATCCTTAGCCCAAGGTTGGATACCAGTCAGGGAACTTGTAAGTGCCATTGCAGATGATTACTTGCAAAAGACCCAAGGCGGAAACTTTGCTAATGGTAAAATACTAGTCATTAAGGATATTTACAAGATTAATTATTCTGTCTGTCACATTGCCTTAATCGAGCTAATTCAGGCCAGGGCATATATGATTGTGCCAATTTTTCAGGGGGAAAAACTCTGGGGATTACTAGCAGCATATCAAAATATGAAACCCCGTGATTGGCAAGAAGATGAAGTTGATTTGCTGATGCAGATTGGCACTCAGTTAGGAGTAGGACTTCAGCAAGCGGAATTACTGGAACAGACTCAACGTCAAAAAGAAGAACTCACCCAAACTCTCAAAGAATTACAGCAGACTCAAAGCCAGTTGATTCAAAGCGAGAAAATGGCAGGCTTAGGACAATTAGTTGCTGGTATTGCACATGAAATTAACAATCCAATTAGTTTCATTTACGGGAATATCACTTATGTTAGTGAACATGCCGAAAATTTATTCAAATTACTCCGTTTCTATGAAAAACAGCATCCACAAATAACAGCAGAAATTCAAAAGCAAGCAGCAGAAATAGACTTAGATTTTATCGCCGATGACTTACCAAAAATTCTCACTTCAATGACAATGGGTGCAGACCGGATTTCTCAATTGGTATTGTCCTTACGAAGTTTTTCTCGACTCGATGAAGCCGAAATGAAACCCGTTGATTTGCATGAAGGCATCGACAGTACTTTGTTAATTTTACAACATCGGCTACAACCACATACCAATTCTTTTGCCATTGAAATAATTAAGGAATATGGTGATTTACCTGCGGTGGTCTGCTATGCAGCGCAGATGAATCAGGTATTTATGAATATTCTCAATAATGCCATTGATGCTCTGGAACACTCAGTAAATTTTGGTCAAATAATTGAGAATCCTAAAATATGGATTCGGACAAAAGTCCGAGAATGGAATACTATTTTAATTTGTATTGCAGACAACGGTTGTGGTGTTCCAGAAATGGTGCGATCGCGTATTTTTGAACCTTTCTTTACTACTAAGCAACCTGGTCATGGTACTGGTTTGGGGCTATCTATTAGCTATCAAATTATTGTGGAAAAACATGGCGGTAATATCAAGTGTGTTTCTGAACCTGGTAATGGCTGTGAGTTCTGGATAGAAATTCCCATGAAACACAGAGTTCGTTAAAAAAGAGCTACCGACCATATCATGTCCCGTAAAAGACTTATGATTTAGGCTGATGCGGGGACGCGGAGAATTTTTTTGATAAGTGATTAGGCAGACATGATCTGATAATCTTGGGCTATTGCTGGCGCTTGCGCTTATGGGACTGCCAAAGTTGATCGCAACCCCAAATTAAGATTCCGATCGCGAAGCCAAAAAGTAAACTGTAGGCGATCGCAGCAGTAAAGCGATTGGTCACCGGAGTGTGCAAAACTTGGAGAATGGGGTCATTTTGCACCAAGCTGTAACTAGATGACATGATTCCCCCAGCGCCAATGCCAGTACCGACAGCTAAGATGGTAATTTGTAAATTGCGATCGCTGATCTCTTTCTTATCTTCCGCTAAGCGATCGCTTTTTGCTCTGTCTATTTCTACGCGTCCCCGGATGGAGGCGATCGCTTTGTCTAGTAAGCTGGAACCATGAGTAAAATAACCCAACTCTGCTTTGATTTGTTCTTGGAAATCAGGACTGTTTTCTAAGCTAAATTTTTCTAAGAAGCTAATATCTTCATCTTTGACGATGCCGCGCATTTGTTGCAGTCTGTCAGCATAGTTTCGCCCATTGATGGCGATGGTGTTTTGGTAAGATTCTAGATATCGTAATAAATTGGCATAGTCTAATGCCATTTGGGGAAGAGTTTTTAATTTTTGGCTTAAATTATCTAATTTTTCGTCATTTAATAGTTGAGCATCAATTTGTTTAAAATTATTGATTTCAGCTTCGATTTTTTGATATTCTTTATTTGTATCTTCATAAACTTCGCGGCTTTTTTGAAAGGCTTTGACTACTTTGGCGCGAAAGAAAAATAAATCTAATAATTGTTCTTGATATTCATTAAACTTTTCTTCGGCTTCTGGGTGGCTGAAGAACCAAACTAAAACATGGCGGTAATTAGTTAATTGACTAAACAATCCGTATTCAAATATTGGGCTGCCAAATAAAGTAGCTGAACCTGCAAATGGCGGAATGGGGTAGTTGTTGGGAAAGAAAGTTTCAAGACATTCATCAGCTAAAGTTTTCAAAGCTTTTTGGTTTTGGGGATCGTGTTCTGATGACAGCCAAGCAGTAATTATCAGGGTTTGATTGAGAAAGTTTTCATTTCCTCCCAACAGTAAGCAATTGTTTGGATTCAGCTTTTTGAAAATTTGAATATCTACATCTTCAGTGCGTTGATGATTTTCGTTTTCTGGACGACGTAGATTTAGCCATAATCCATAACTGTCATAAAGTCTGAGCGGATAGGCAAACCCTTGGATTAATAAAGGTGAGTTGTTATCTAAATATATCTCACCGTTATCAATAGGAGCTATATCCATTTGTTTCTCAGCTTTGATTAAAGAAACAATGGGATTATCCAGGTCTTTATCTAAATCCAGCCATTGCATTAAATCAAAATTTGGCTGCAATATTTTCTGGATTATTTCATTGCAAGTTTGCCAAAGCCAATGTTTATCTCGCTCATTTGCATTATCGCCATTGGCGCTTTTTTGCAGATGAAAGGCAAATAAATGAACATTGGGCGCGTAGACTTTCGGACTCATTTTTTATTTGGTTCTGGGGGTAGGTTATTTTGTCGGTCATCAATTATCTTCTTATAGTCAGGAAATTGATTGATTAAAGTCCCCTCTTGGTTGGCTGGATTTCGCTTTTTAATAGTAATTTCTTTGGCGGTAAATAGCACAGCATCTCTGACATCTGGATATTTCCTATACCAAGCGATAATCGGAACAGCAGCTTCTAAAACTGATTCATTTTCCAAATTTGCCAAAGTTGTCTTGATTGTTGATAAATCCGCCTGACTTTCTTCATCAAAAACAAACCCTTGCTCCTTTACGACTTGAAAAAAAGCCTCAACAATCGCCTTATCTTCATCAGTTGCCATAATCATACCTCCATCAAGATTTTCTAGTTGAAATTAATTCTGCATTACCCGAAATCGTTGTAGAGACGTAGCAGTGCTACGTCTCTACATTGCGAACGGCATAACGGTTTAATTTCCAATCGCACAAAAACCAGCCCAAGCCGCAGGTTTAGCAAAGGGTTTATCATTGGGATTCTCACATCCATAGTGTTTTTCTAACCGATTCTGAATTATTTGTTTATTTTCTTCATTAATATTTCGGTGTTCTTCTGTCCACTTGATTAAATCGGGTTGGGTGGCGTTGCGTAACCACTGCTGGGCTTCACAAAGTCCTTGGGCAACCGGTAAAGACGGCAGATTGTCGTAAAATCGAATCATCAACAACGCCGTAGCAAAGTCATCCACTGACCACAGACTACTCACTACACTAGAACTCCCGGCTTTAAGAAAGCCACTTGGTAAACCAATATATTCATCGCTGGTAGTGGATTTGGTGAGTCCGGTTTCGCAGGCGGAAAGGGTGACGAGGCGGCATTCTGGTAAGTTGAGATTGAAGATATCAACTAAAGTTAGGCATTTTTCTAGGTCTAGAGTATTACCATCTGCTAATGTTATCTGACGACTTTGGGAGTCTGCACCGGGGATAGGAGAAACACAATTAGCTAAAGCAATGGCAGAATTCACAGGGGTTTTAATATCAAAGTAGCCGTGACAAGAAAGGTGAATGACTTGCACATCTGGGGAATTTGCCACGGCTTGTAATAAAGCTTGTTTGGTGGCTTGGGCTTTTTTTAAAACTGTCGTGGGATGAAAGTGACGCTGAATCGCTTCAACTTCCATATTCGTATAAATCAGGTTGTCGCTGGGATCTTGGATGGCGAATAAACTTTGTTGCGGCTGATATGGGCGTTTTTTGGCTAACTTCAACAGCTGACAACTGGGTGCATATCTCACGCCGTTAGGAAATCGATCTAGGAGATAGGATGAGGAGGATGAGGAGGATGAGGGAGATGAGGGAGAGACTGGTAAAGCGTGAAGCGGTAATAAATGCAGGTAGCGATGGGGGACGAGAATTACAGCGTTGCAGGTATTTGGAACTAAATGAAGTACATCATTAATATGTAGGATGTCTGCTAACTCCTGGAGTTTCCCAGCTAACTGATGTCGCCACAGAGGTTTATTTTTGTCGTAAGTTTTGAGATACTCATCTGACCATTTATTTAAAGCGTCGAAATCTTCAGCAGTAGATTTCCAGATTCGGGGTGTTTGATCTTGGCGGGTGATGATCAAGACGCGAAAGCAATCATTAAATATGTACCATTGCAAAATCGCAGTGTGGTTATCTAACAGCCCTTGAATTTCGGCAAAGCGGATGTGTTCTAGGGGGATGACTTGCTTAATTAAATCTTGGCGTTGTTGGCGCAGTTGGTTTAGGGATGTTGGTTCAGAATTGTCTGCGGCTGCTAAACGGCGTTTTTCTTCAGCGATTTGTTGTTGTAGCTGGTGCAGTGCTGGTGAACCTTGATTCGCCAACAGTTCTACTAAGTTACGCGTCTTGCTGCGTTCGATGTATTCAACTGCTTGGT
It encodes the following:
- a CDS encoding ISLre2 family transposase produces the protein MKKNISANLNFADSLSDFQKDVTNLLDLKNIEEWSGKIVKEREEKIRQAALVLAGQCIAILLHKLSQSESAHQTAINQTKGWWHTDTQRHGYTKREILTVGNVVVNLKLPYVVQKREKKAKNKSTNVGFCPLLKWLGMSEGLTPLVWSDITKYGAIASSFEAAHTILGDWGINISLKRIERLTYKFGQISIDLRQTKISNLQQGKLPGGNILKDQRVVIAVDGGRSRIRINKKGRKNLKTNKHGFTGEWVEPKLLTIYVVDEQGKKVKNGEINIVNDGTYEDYKGFLPILEMHLISLGISQAKQVLLVADGAEWIWKHIPPLLKKLKSPDATYQLFDFYHVTERLQKFADVAFSDDKERNNWFKKARRTLKKSNAMTIIRQMDEFISEATGERCKTMVTQRNYLLRAYRERRLNYAKILDQKLPIGSGAIESLIRQVVNLRIKGNSKFWLKENAEIILHLRCQWMAGSWDNFCGSIFNSFIKPQAA